A region of the Myxococcus guangdongensis genome:
CCGTGAAGGGGCGCACCCCGGAGCCGCGAGAGCTCTTCGCCGTCTATCCCTCACGCAGGCAGCTCTCCACGCGGGCGCGCCGGGCGCTCGACTGGGTGATGGAGCACGGCGCTCCGCAGTCCCCTCGGCGGCCCCGGTCCTCACCAATCCACGATCATCGGGACCTGGCGCTCCCGTGAGTCCACCAGGGCCGCGCGGAGGTCCTCGGCCGCGGCCTTCGCGTCGACGGGCCACGGCATCCGCTCCAACGCCTCCAGCGCCCGGAACGTCGACCCGGTGAGACCCCGAAGCGGCGTCGCCATCTCGAAGGTCTCGTCGAAGTCGCAGGGGAGGAAGAGCGTGGAGGAGACATGCGCGCGGTCGGCCTCGCCCCTCTTGCGGAACCCGAGGAACGACCTGACGGGCTTGCGCGCCTCTTCCACGAGCGCCTCGTACGAGGCGGGGTCCACGCGGTGGAAGCACGGCTCGGCGGCAGAGCGCTCGTCCCACAATTGGCTCGGGACGCCGCCCGGCAGCTTCCGGAGGTCCTCCACCAACATGGACATGACGCTGACGCGACGTGCAGGTGCCTCGGGTCCGCCAAATGGCAGACCTTCCGGGAGCTGACGCGCGCCTTCCGGTCCGAGGATGGAGTACGGGACACCGCTCGCCCAGGCGGAGCGCATCGCCGGGGTGATGAAGTCCCCGACGATGTAGCGACTGAGGGGCAGCACCATGAAGTCGATGGCCATGGATGCCTGACACTAGCAGCGTCAGTCGCGCGGAGGACAACACCTGGAACCTCCACCTGCGGGGCCGCGCCTCGCCCGCAGACAGGAGCCGCCACCACGCATGACGGGGAGCGGTGGAGGGCCCTCGTGGGGCGAGACACTGTCGTGCGCGCATCGGCCTGCTGCACCTCGGTGCATGAGGACGCGGAGCGAGGCCGGCCGACAATTCCTTTCGTGCAGGCCCCCAAGGCCTGTGTCCCACCGCATCTTCCGTCCGGGAGTTCCCCCATGCCCAGCCGCATTCCCAAATTGAGCAATCCGCCCACCTCGCCCAGCTACCGCCCGCCCAACCCCAACGCGCCTCGCGGCACACATCCCACGAACACCGTGGCTCCCCAGCGTCAGCCGCCCCAGGCCCCCGGCCCCGCCCCCCGGTTCCCGCAGGGCCCCGTACCGCCCATGGCCCAGGGGAACGCGGCCCCACCGCTCCGGCTGGACAACACCGCGGCCCTCACGCACGGAATCCCCTCGTCACACGTGGGGACCGCCCTCGCCAACGGCCGGCTCAGCTCCGCCTATCATCGTGAGGGGCCCAACGGGCGCTACTCCCGCCAATCCGACATGCGAGGCGGAGGCGCCCTGGGCGTCTACACCCGCGCGCAGGGCACGCAGCAGGACTCATGGCAGGCCCAGGGCTACGGTGTCGGCAGCAACCCGAACACCGTGCAGATGGTGCTCAACCCCACGTTGCTCCAGAACAACAACCGGTGGCGCGCCTCCACCACGGACAATGATGGCCGGGTGCCCGGGTCCATCCCGGCAGACCAGAACGGCCTGCCCCCGGGAAATCCCCTCCACCGCGCGTCGCTCTGGTCGAAGCAGAACGAAGCCGCGCGCAATAACGACTTCAACCGGACCGTGAACGGGCCGAACCCCTCCTACAACAACGAGCAACTGCACTGGCAGCACATCCCCTTGCAGAACAACCTCCGGGGGATGGTCACGACGTCACAGAACTCCTTCGACACCGTGATGCAGCAGCCCAGCGCCTGGCGCAGCGGGCTGCCGCTGCCCAGCGGACCCAATGGCCTCCAGGGACTGGGCTACGTCAACGTCGGCACCCAGCGGGTTCCCGTCGTCCAGGTCGCACCCGACTCCTCCCAGGCGAGCGCCCTGCGCCAGGGGGGCATCTCGGGTCCAGACGGAAAGGTGCGCTAGGTCCAGGCGCCCACCCGCCGGGTCGGCGTGGAGCGACCCGGCGGGCTCGGAGTGGAGGGCCTCAACCCTCGCCGAGCAGCGCCAGGACTTTCAGCACCGTGTTCCAGTTGCGCGTCGTGGCCGTGCCGCGCAAGGACAGCTTCCCGAGCGCGACCGCCAACGGACTGCGCCCCTGGCCGTTGGGATACCACGTGTAGATCTCCTTGCCCGCGACCTCGAACAGCTCCGGCGTCCAGTCCTGGTCATGGAGGGACGAGAGCTCCGCCTTCGTCGGCGCATGCGAGAGGAACGTCACGCACAGGTACGAGGGATTCGTCGCCACGTCCGCGAACGGGTTGCCGTCGACGACGGCCTGCAGCTGCTTCAGCGTCCGGAGCGTCGTGGCGATGGGCCGTCCCATGAACCGCGCGAGCGCGTCCTCGATGGCCTTCGTGAGCGCCGCCGCGCCGAGCTTCGTCGTGAACACCGCGTTGCCGCTCTGGACATAGGTCTTCACGTCGACGCACCCGAGCTTCGACAGCATCTCGCGGAGCTCCGCCATCGGCAGGCTGTTCTTCGTGCCCACATTCACGCCGCGGAGCAGGAGCGCATAACGAGTCATGGCCCGATTGTGCCACGCGGCGCCAAGGAGAGGTGCTCACCCGAGCGGGCGTTCGATCAGGTTGCGTCCGACATCATGGGTTGAGACGCTCACGCGATGCGACCCCTCCGGTACTCCATCAACATCACGTTGGACGGCTGCTGCGACCATCAGGCCGTCCCCGCGGACGAAGCGCTGCATCAGCACCACGCCGACAA
Encoded here:
- a CDS encoding DUF1697 domain-containing protein, yielding MTRYALLLRGVNVGTKNSLPMAELREMLSKLGCVDVKTYVQSGNAVFTTKLGAAALTKAIEDALARFMGRPIATTLRTLKQLQAVVDGNPFADVATNPSYLCVTFLSHAPTKAELSSLHDQDWTPELFEVAGKEIYTWYPNGQGRSPLAVALGKLSLRGTATTRNWNTVLKVLALLGEG